Proteins from one Oryza sativa Japonica Group chromosome 12, ASM3414082v1 genomic window:
- the LOC136354533 gene encoding uncharacterized protein: MVLTHSNGNGPNNNNNNNNNNGENPTLAQVLVQQAQLMNMMMQQFQNQQNQGNNHAPPQNKLAEFLRVRPPTFSSTTNPVEASDWLHAIEKKLDLLQCTNQEKVSFASHQLHGPASEWWDHFRLNRTTAEPITWLEFTAALRKTHIPSGVVSPKKKEFRTLTQGSRSVTEYLHEFNRLARYAPEDVRTDEERQEKFLEGLNDELSYPLMTGDYHDFQKLVDMAIRQEDKYNRMEQKKRRIAHFKAQQGNSQRPCLAMGPQAVSQGGSSLVARPQRQFFNNNSGNNNRNQAPRPVATLAQHQPAKREPGNKPRVCFNCGEPGHYSDKCPKPRRVKVVPAQNNSTAPVSKARVNHVAAAEAQGAPDVILGQV; this comes from the exons ATGGTGCTTACTCACAGCAATGGGAATGGcccaaacaacaacaacaacaacaacaacaacaatggagagaatcccacgctTGCCCAAGTCCTGGTCCAACAGGCACAGctcatgaacatgatgatgcagcaattccagaaccagcagaaccaggggaacaaccatgcacctccccagaacaagttagcagaatttcttcgtgtgaggccgcccacTTTTTCTAGCACTACCAATCCAGTTGAGGCTAGTGATTGGCTGCACGCCATAGAAAAGAAATTGGACCTGCTTCAGTGCACTAATCAAGAAAAAGTCTCCTTCGCTTCACATCAGCttcatggccctgcctctgagtggtgggatcacttccgtctCAACAGGACCACTGCGGAACCAATCACTTGGCTTGAGTTCACTGCTGCTTTGCGGAAAACTCACATACcgtcgggagtggtgtctcccaagaagaaggagttcaggacgctcactcagggatctcgctctgtcacTGAATACTTGCATGAATTTAATCGTCTAGCTcgctatgctccagaagatgtacGTACAGATGAAGAGCgtcaagagaagttcttggaaggactgaATGATGAGCTCTCTTACCCATTAatgactggggattatcatgatttccagaagttggtGGATATGGCCATtcgccaggaggacaagtacaaccgaatggagcagaagaaacgcaggattgctcacttcaaagCTCAGCAGGGGAATAGTCAGAGGCCGTGTCTTGCTATGGGACCTCAGGCAGTGTCACAGGGAGGATCTTCGTTGGTTGCCCGTCcacagcgtcagttcttcaacaacaattcTGGCAACAACAACCGCAaccaagctccacgtcctgttgcaacTCTAGCCCAGCAtcagcctgccaagagggagccgGGAAACAAGCCAAGagtgtgcttcaactgtgggGAACCAGGTCATTAttctgacaagtgtccgaagccccggcgcgtgaaggttgtccctgcacAGAACAACTCCACCGCACCAGTGTCCAAggctcgtgtcaatcatgttgctgctgcagaagcccaaggtgctccagatgtgattttgg GTCAAGTCTGA